DNA from Candidatus Binataceae bacterium:
AGATGGCGGGTCAGGTCGAAAACCTCGGATGCTTCCTGAAGGACATCGATTTGGGATTGGTCGATTTTCCGCACGAGGTCGAAGACGACGTGGTGTTCTTGTGCTGGCAATCCGGCGAGCGCCAGATCCTCGCCTGGCACACGATCGATTCCGGTTTCTCCAACCGTCGGCCGCTGCCCGGCGTCGACAAGCCCTACTTGAATTGATCGTTCCGACCCCACCGCGACCGCGCTCGCAGACGACGCCGGGATGGTAGTCGCGTTGTTCATATATTTGCTGAGCCTGGTCTGCTGGCTGGGCGCGATGGTGTTTTTCATCCCGGTCACCCAGGCCGCGTTCACGACGCTGCCGAAGGCTGACGCGGGCAAATATCTTGCGGTGCTTTTTCCGCGCTACTACTTGCTCGGCTATATCTGCGGCTCGATCGCGGTCGCGCTTGCGATCTACCTCTGCGCCACGCGGATGCCGAGGCTCTGGTGGGGAACCGCCGCGGTCGCGCTCGCCATTGCGCTCGGGCTGACCGCCTACGCCGGAGCGGTGGTGCGGCCCCGCGTGGACGCGATTCGCACCGTGACCGAGGAAGCGAATCCCGATCCCGCGCGCCGCGCCGAATTCGACCGCCTGCATCATCTCTCCGTGATGCTCAACGGCGGCGTGATGCTGCTCAACCTGGCGGCGCTGCTGAGCACCGCCGCCGCGTTAAC
Protein-coding regions in this window:
- a CDS encoding DUF4149 domain-containing protein; the encoded protein is MVVALFIYLLSLVCWLGAMVFFIPVTQAAFTTLPKADAGKYLAVLFPRYYLLGYICGSIAVALAIYLCATRMPRLWWGTAAVALAIALGLTAYAGAVVRPRVDAIRTVTEEANPDPARRAEFDRLHHLSVMLNGGVMLLNLAALLSTAAALTPRG